From the Hordeum vulgare subsp. vulgare chromosome 1H, MorexV3_pseudomolecules_assembly, whole genome shotgun sequence genome, the window caccttttggcccatgctacctcttggggctggtgcccctcccggtggacccccggaaccatttccggtggtcccggtacggtaccggtgatgcctgaaacatttctggtgtccaaaaccatccatcctatatatcaatatttacctccggaccattccggatctcctcgtgatgtccagggtctcatctgggactccgaaattttttcggtaacctcgtataacatttccctataaccctagcgtcatcgaaccttaagtgtgtagaccctacgagttcgggaaacaggcagacatgaccgagacacctctccggccaataaccatcagcggggtctggatacccatggtggctcccacttgctccacgatgatctcatcggatgaaccacactgtcaaggattcaatcaatcccgtatacaattccctttgtctgtcggtatagaacttgccggagattcgatcgtcggtatacctataccttgttcaatctcattactggtaagtctctttactcgttccgtagcacgtcatcctgtgactaacttcttaatcacattgagctcatgatgatgttctatcgagtgggcccagagatacctctccgtcacacggagtgacaaatcccgatctcgattcgtgccaacccaacaaacactttagaggtacccgtagtgctcctttatagtcacccagttatgttgtgacgtttgatacacctaaagcactcctacggtatccgggagttgcacaatctcacggtcgaaggaaaagacacttgacattagaaaagctttagcatacgaacaatacgatctagtgctatgcttaggattgggtcttgtccatcacatcattctccctatgatgtgatcccgttatcaatgacatctaatgtccatgatcaggaaaccatgatcatctattgattaacgagctagccaactagaggcttgctagggacacattgtgatctatttattcacacatgtattactgtttcctattaatacaattatagcatgaacaatagacgattatcatgaacaaggaaatatgataataaccattttattattgcctctagggcatatttccaacaggtaagtgtcaccattcagaaagctcgacttgttccaAAGAGGGTTTTGACAAGTACAAGgagttgattatgatgagacttACTCGCTCATAACGAtgctaaagtttgttggaattatgttactagttgctgcatttttcaattatgaaatatggtggatggatgtcaaaatattgtttccttaacggtttttccttgaagaaaggttgtatgtgacacaaccagaaggttttgttgatcataaggatgctaaaaggcacgcgatctccaacgatccatttatggactagagcaagcatctcatAGTTGgattatatgctttgatgagatgatcaaagattttgggtttatacaaagtttatgagaaacttgtatttacaagaaagtgagtgggatcactatagaattttttataagtatatgtggttgtcaTATTATTGATCGAAAATGATGCAAAATTTCTGGAAATCATATAGggttgttttaaaggagtttttcaaggaaaatctggattaagctacttgaacattgggcatcaagatctatagaaatagatcaagacgcttgataaaactttcaatgaatacataccttcacaagattttgaaggagttcaaaatagatcggtcaaagaaggagttcttggctgtgttgtcaggtgtgaatttgagtaagactcaaagctcgaccacggcagaagaaagagaaaggatgaaggtcgtctcctatgccttagtcgtaggctctatagtatgccatgttgtgtaccacacctgatgtgccttgccatgagtctgtcaaggcatACAAgattgatccaggagtggatcactagacaacggtcaaaaattatccttagtaacgtgaggactaaggaaatgtttctcgattatggaggtgataaaagagttcgtcataaaaagttacgtcgatgcaagctttggcaccaatccggatgactatgagtagcaaaccggattcgtatagtggagcaatcatttcaagtggagcgtggtagcagtatctaaagtatgacatagagatttgcaaagtacacatggatctaaatgtttcagacccgttgactaaaaacctctctcacaagaaaaacatgatcaaaccccagaacttattgggtgtacatcacatggtgatgtgaactagattattgactctagtgcaagtgggagactgttggaaatatgcccttgaggcaataataaattggttattattatatttccttgttcatgattatttttttgttatccatgctagaattgtattgattggaagctcaaatacatgtgtagatacatagtgAGCCTataaaggactagctcattgatcaaagatggtcagggtttcctggccatagacatgagttgtcattttataagaggatcacatcattaggagaataatgtgatggacaagacccaaactatgaaagtataatatgatcgtgtcactttattgctattgttttctgcatgtcaagtatctgttcctatgaccatgagatcatgcaactcactcacaccggaggagtgccttctgtgtatcaaacatcacaatgtaactcggtgactataaaggtgctctacaagtatctccgaggatgtctgttgagttggcacggATCAaaactggatttgtcactccgtgtgatggagaggtatctcagggcccactcggtaatacaacatcacaacaagcttgcaagcaatgtgactaaagagttagccacgagatcttgttttacataacgagtaaagtgacttgtcggtaacggtattgaactaggtatagagataccgacgatcgaatctcgggcaagtaacataccgatggacaaagggaagattatacaggattgattgaatccttgacttcGTGGatcgatcgataaagatcttcgtagaatatgcaggagccaatatgggcatctaggccctgctattggttattgaccggagagtgtctttgtcatgtgtgcatagtttccaacccacagggtctgcacacttaacgttcgatgatgatttagtattaatgagttatatatggtggtaaccgaaagttgttcgaaatcccgaatgagatcccgcatgtcacgaggagctgcagaatggttcggaggtaaagattggtatATTGGATAGACTCTAGAAGGGTTCGAGAACTCACCGAAAGAGTTTCAGATGTTTATGAAAATGTTCTGGTGCGAGGATACTTTGGTTGGGCCAAGGGGTAAGGCCCACGGGGCTTTTGGTCGATGCGAAAGGAAGTTTTGCAGAGGTCAGGGACCATACGCCACGGACCCTAGCGTCTAGCCCTGGACACCGAAGACCATGGCGTTTGATGCGGGAATTCGGGAAGGACTCTTCCTTACGTTCCAAACCTACTTTAGGGAGGCCCTCTCCCCAAGTTACGACTCCAGGGCTCAACATATAAATAGAGGAGCAGGGCTAGCCCCTAGAACACAAGTTTTAGAGCCTCCTCTAGTTGATCTAGTTCTAGTTGTGGTGCACCAGCCGGTCGGTGTTGTTTAGACAATACAGGTGGGCGGCGATGCAAGCGAATAACCCACAGCGGTGTGCAAGCAAGGTGAGATGGGGCGGCCAACGAAAAAAGAAGAAGCTATGAACGATGGACAACAATGGCGGCGGCTGCGGCATTTCACCTTGATTCCAGCGACGACGACGGGGCTGAATGCGCTCGAAATCGGACAGAAGGGCTGCGGGGGACAAGAAAGGCAACGAGGTAGCGACGAGGCTCGCAAGCGGTCGCCGGGAGTCACGTCGACAAATTTGCAGGGGCAGGAGGCGATGCTAGGGAGAGGCGCGAGTTTTACTCAGCCGCCGAGCGGTGGAGTATATTTTAGGAGAAAGTTAGGGCTGGAGTAAAAAAAATTATCCCCTTAAGGTAGATTGGGGATCTGCTAGGTGCCGATTAGAGTAAAATCAAAATTTTACTCCTCTAATCAGTTATAAGGATTCGGTTGAAAATGGCTTAATATGAATTATATacagagcaaaataaataaatctatattttaaaatacgtctatatacattttgatgtcttatatttagaaacgaagtgaGTATTTATTTATTTGCGCGGgaaagaaacgaagggagtagtatatACGTACTCTAATAATGTTATATTTGTGCCGCCAGCCTTGCCACCCTAGGTGCCTTGGTGGGTCGCATGAACCCAGCTTTTGCTAATTCTTAGTTGACGTCAGATTAGGGAAAAAACAGAGCAAGTATCGTGTTGCATGAACCCAGCTTTGCCAattcttactccctccgttcttaaatataagaccttttaaaaattctattataaactacatacagagcaatatgaatgaatctatactctaaattatgtctatatacatccgtaaatAGTCCATCgtgtaatctctaaaatgtcatatatttagaaacggaggaagtagttgGCTGTGATTTTCTACTAATTTTCGGTTCACTCAGAATTGTGAAAACTGGTAGCGGAGAATTAGCAAAAAAATGTTGTCTCTTTGCTAATCCACGCAAGGAAACGATAATTAAGAATGTGTTTGGTAGCATTTCCAATCGAGCATGTTGTTCTCCTATGATACATGTTGAATATAGATCTGCTAAGTACATGCATTTAATTTTGTTTGATACCGATGTATGCGCTGAGACATGCTAAgctaaggccctgtttgataCCTTGAATCTGTTTGACATGTGGGCTGATACTCTAGCAATAGTATTTTCAAATAAGTGAACAAAACATTTAAAAATGTGAACAATTTTTTGAAACATGGAAAACTAACCCATTTTTTAATGCTGAAATTTTTATTTGGAATTCTTAAAAAAATTGAAAGTTTGATCTTTATAAAAATttaaacaaaatttgaaattctgattttttaattcaatttttttaacattacatttttttgaaaatttaaacaaaatttgaaagtctgttctttttgaaaattttaacaaAATTTAAAAATCCTGACAAATTTTGCAAATTTTAACAAATCTTAAAATATGGacatttttgaaaatatgaaaatctgaacattttttggtattttcaacattttctaaattttttttagaaaatctaAACATTATTCGGAACACATTATCGCTCGCTTCGCTTATGCATGCTCACCAACGAATGGTTGATTGGATGTTCTCTCTTCTTACATGCTAAGAGGGTAATTTCGGCTGAGTTCGTGCATGTTGAGAAGGTCCCGTGCAGGCTACCAAACACCTAAAAAGTGGACCGAGAAGAAAAATTTTAAGCTCATACACGGTTCATATACTCTACCAAACACACCCAGGATGGACTCGAGTTGAAAGCAAGCACACATGTATGCCCTGTCCTGTTCTactaatgcaaaaaaaaaaaatcacaCAAAACTGTTCAATTTCTAGGAAACTAAAGGAAGATTTCGAACGGTACAAAGCTATGTACTAGCGAATCAGTCCTTTCTTGAGTTGATCGGCAGCGAATGCCCTTTCCTTACATACCTTGATATCATATTGAAAGCACAACAGCCTTGTGAACCCTTCTCACACAAATTAAAATCCGAACTTACACTCAATCACATACCATTACACAGTAAATTATTAAACCACTGATTTGGATCATATAGTGTTACAAAGATATTAAACCACTAGCCCGGGAGAAAATATCCACGTAGAAGCATGGTAGTCAATCTCCCTCCAGGTAGGGCTCATACTTTGGGATTTCATATCGTATTTCTCGCCTGTATCAATAAAATGGAGAGCATCTTGGTCCACGTCTTCAAATGTAGAAACGGACTTGCAGAAAAATCTGCTGATGAGAAGCGCTTGACTGCCCAGCCCATCCGAAATTGGCACCCAGTGCGCATCTCCATTGACATCCGCCTCGTAAACCTCCACCTTGTGGGTGAAGTTCATACCATAGACAGGCCAATGCAATTGTCGTTTCACCATTAGCAGTTTCCCACGTGACTAAACCAAGTGTCGATTGAGAGTGATGAGAGTCTTAGCTTCGTGTGGCACCTCATCACCTAACCAACATGTTGTGCCTTCAAGAATCATGCCGTCGCCGGTTTTCTCCCCAAGTTCATCTAAGATGCGCTCCTCAATATCCTCCTTGCTCGGTACCTCGATATGGTCTTCATCGATATTCGTGACTTTGCCCTTGCTGATTCCGGACTCACAATTATCATGGTCGTAACACCACGCTCCGCAATGATAATAGCCACGTGGGTGTCTAATGAGGTGTTCGATACTGGCAATTGTGGGTATGCCATCACCATCAAAATCTATACCGAGGTAGACAAGGTCCTCTGCCTCGGTGATTCCATATAATTGATCTCCAAGGAAAGCAATGTCAACTATGTAGATGAAGGGGGCGCTTTGTGGCTCGGGCAGCCACACGCCCTTTCCTGGCCGGATCAAGATCAGGGGGTGATTCCAGTTATTGGTCATGACGGCGATGATGTCGGAAGGCGTTGATCGTAGGAGTACTTTACGGATCATAAAAAGCTTGGAAGCATCGCCGACGACAGCATCCAGCTCAGGGAGCGGCACGGTGGCGCCCGTGAACGGATTGTGCAAGGAGTAGCTATGCATCTTCTTGGCGTCGGTGAAGTCGAGGGCGAGCCATTCGTCGCTGGAGGCAATGCACGTTGTGTTGCTGGGCAAGGTGGGGAGCCGGGGAGCCGAGGCGCAGTTAGCATCCGAAGGTGTGAAGAACGAGCCATCTGCCATGACGATCCAAGGTATCTGCCGCCGCGAAGCCGAGACGTGCTGGTGCATAGCTAGGCGCCATGAACGACACACTGCACGAAAGCGAGCGCGATCGGCCGAGGCCCAGTGTCGGTCACGGCGCACCTCTTCGAAGTCGACGGAAAAACCACAAAGCTGTTTGATCCGCGACCACGCCGAGGACAAGAAGCCTCTGCGCGGAGGAGAGGACACGAGCCGGTCGATGACAACGTCTAGCACGTCGTGCGGGAGCTTTGCCCACGGCGCCGCAGTCGAACTCGCCATAGATAGAAGCAGCCGTATGCGTCAACTGTGTGTTGCCGGACACCGCGGGTACGATATATAAAGATAGGTTGGTTCTGATTTTGGCCGGAGCCCCGCGCCGAAACGGACGCCAGCACGGACGAACAATTCCTGAGTTCGAGTCGGACTGGCTCGCGCGACCCGAGTACTGTTGCACCGACCCGCAGGCCCAACCAAACACGATCCCTCatcttggcggcggcggcggcggcgatgggcAAGGCGGCGAAGGGGAAGCAGCGGCGGGACGAGTACTACCACCTGGCCAAGGAGCAGGGGTACCGGAGCCGGGCGGCCTTCAAGCTGCAGCAGCTAGACGACCGCTTCCGATTCCTCCCGGCGGCGCGCGCCGTGCTCGATCTCTGCGCGGCGCCGGGAGGCTGGGTCCAGGTGGCCGTCGCCCGCGCCCCCGCCGGCGCCTTCGTCGTCGGCGTCGACCTCGTGCCGATCCGCCCCGTCCGCGGCGCGCACTCGCTCACGGAGGACATCACCATCACCAGGTGCCGCTCCGCCGTGCGGAGGCTCATGGACTCCAGGGGGGTCGCCGTCTTCGACGTGGTCCTCCACGACGGCTCGCCCAACGTCGGCGGCGCGTGGGCGCAGGAGGCCACCGCGCAGTCCGCGCTCGTCATCGACGCGGTCCGCCTGGCCACCGCGTTCCTCGCCCCCAAGGGCGCCTTCATCACCAAGGTCTTCAGGTCTCAGGATTACAGCGCCATCATGTTCTGTCTGAAGCAGCTGTTTGATAAGGTCGAGGTGACTAAACCTCGAGCCAGTCGCGGCACATCCGCTGAAATTTACATCATCTGTCTGAAGTACAAAGCCCCTGCAAAGATTCAACCAGAGCTTCTTGATATCAAGCACCTGTTCAGTGTGGATCCAGAGAAGAGCACGCCTACGGATGTACTTGACACTAATAAGAATGCAAAGAAGAGAACTCGTGGTGGGTATGCGGCCGGAGTCACGGTACTGGAGAAAGTTGGCCTCGCATCAGATTTCATATGGTCCGAGGCGCAGAAACCACgggaattccttggttctttcacCAAGATTTCATTTGATGATCCTGCGTCTCTGCCCATCGAAAACCATGAGCTCACCACGGATGAGGTAAAATGTCTTTGTGAGGATTTGCAGGTGCTGGATAAAAATAGCTTCAAGCATATCTTGAAGTGGCGCACACGCCTAAGGAATGCTCTGCCATCATCTTCGCAAGTCACACCAAAAGCTGATGGTACTGCGACGAACACCAAGGTCAAAGGTGATGTTCAGCTTTTACAGGAAATGGAAGAAATGGGTTCCGATGAAGAACACCAACTGGATGGTATGCTCGATGAAGCTTATGAGCGTTATGTGACCAAAAAGGGTGAAGAAGTAAAACAAGAACACAAACGTGCCAAGCGAATCGATCCTGATGCTGATGCTGGTTTGTTAGAGGGAGGTGAAGATGATGGTGGCAACGTTGGCACCGATCAAGGTTCTAacaaagatcaagatcaagagaccAACCCCCTTTTATCATGTCTAGATACAGAGGAGCCTGCGGAAGAGCAAGATGTTAAAGTAGTGGTTGAGTCAGGATATGTTCACAGAagcaggaagaaggggaagggtggcAAAGGAGGCGCCAAAGGGGGGAAAGGGATGAAGGGTTCCGCCGGCCAGAAGAAATGAGGGATGATAGGGAAAGCTAAGAAGTTCACAGCATAGTTAGTTTAGCAAGGCATTGAGTCAAGTTAGTTTAGCAAGGCATGGATGAGTAACTAGGCATTATGTGAAATCAGAGCATTTACGTGGTTTCTCGTACTTCTCTGTGATGTTGAAAACAGATGACAAGTCCGATGTATCCATTCTATTAAACCATGTGGACAATCAGAACATTTGTCTGAGAGAACATTTGCTCCGTCAGTTCCTTTCCTCATTTTCCCACCGCTTTTCCTATAACTGTGTCACTGGCATAATGAGGAAGACAATTAGTGTCCGATATATTTGATGACAAATTGCTCCTACTCAATCTGAATGTCAAGTCGGCAGCGTATATACTTCTTTTGTGCATAGATTCATCGTACAACAGTGTTCTCTTTGTTACATAATCTACATGATATAGACAGTAGTAGATTCGCTGTTATATTCCCTCATGATTTTATCAAATTTGTCATAAGTTTGAAATATAATGAACATATGAAGAGCAATTGGTCCGTGTTTCTGATAATCATGCGATGACCTccaatttttttttagaaaaggaggctgagCCCCGgcttctgcatcgagtgatgcatgcagccatctttaTTACTTATTTAACAAAAGTCTGAtaagaacatacatcaaaccacctgAAGCCCCCTCTCACACCTACAAACCGTGATAATGTGGAGTGCactcactccccatatctaaatCCGGTGTCGTCTTCGGTCCATCCACATGACGTATCGGAACGCGATGACTTCCAATGAAACACTGAAATGTTTACTGTAGTCAGGCTTTGTTGTTATGAAATCTGATGCGAGACCAACTTTCTCCAGTACTTTTCTTGTAGTACCGTGATGGTCTGTTGATC encodes:
- the LOC123416973 gene encoding adoMet-dependent rRNA methyltransferase spb1-like; translated protein: MGKAAKGKQRRDEYYHLAKEQGYRSRAAFKLQQLDDRFRFLPAARAVLDLCAAPGGWVQVAVARAPAGAFVVGVDLVPIRPVRGAHSLTEDITITRCRSAVRRLMDSRGVAVFDVVLHDGSPNVGGAWAQEATAQSALVIDAVRLATAFLAPKGAFITKVFRSQDYSAIMFCLKQLFDKVEVTKPRASRGTSAEIYIICLKYKAPAKIQPELLDIKHLFSVDPEKSTPTDVLDTNKNAKKRTRGGYAAGVTVLEKVGLASDFIWSEAQKPREFLGSFTKISFDDPASLPIENHELTTDEVKCLCEDLQVLDKNSFKHILKWRTRLRNALPSSSQVTPKADGTATNTKVKGDVQLLQEMEEMGSDEEHQLDGMLDEAYERYVTKKGEEVKQEHKRAKRIDPDADAGLLEGGEDDGGNVGTDQGSNKDQDQETNPLLSCLDTEEPAEEQDVKVVVESGYVHRSRKKGKGGKGGAKGGKGMKGSAGQKK